A region from the Cytophagales bacterium genome encodes:
- a CDS encoding phosphatidate cytidylyltransferase yields MKSVVKKRILVGIIGAALIIFCICFSAWTYFALFFLICLFSQLEFYKNVAAGRICNPALYLGLICGLTLFTSTFLIEKEIISQNYYYLLFPFLSLIFLFELFKPASSIQSERSGDPDLPGHPASSFTNIAFTFLGIIYIALPLALLNIAAFSTEHSAIQHLISSIRHPASSIQYYSYQVILGILLIVWANDTLAYFVGINFGRTKLFQRISPKKTWEGTIGGGVASLITALILSFYFKDLLLWQWMTLSLIIIISSTLGDLVESLFKRSLNIKDSATTIPGHGGFLDRFDGLFLAAPFVTAFLKFL; encoded by the coding sequence ATGAAATCTGTGGTTAAAAAACGTATCCTCGTTGGTATTATCGGAGCCGCTCTGATAATTTTCTGCATTTGCTTCAGTGCATGGACCTATTTTGCTTTGTTCTTCCTGATATGTCTTTTCAGCCAGTTAGAATTTTACAAAAATGTGGCTGCGGGTCGTATTTGTAATCCGGCTCTATATTTAGGGCTCATCTGCGGGCTAACTTTATTCACATCAACTTTCTTAATAGAAAAAGAAATTATTAGCCAAAACTATTATTATCTTTTATTCCCATTTTTAAGTTTAATTTTTCTTTTTGAACTCTTTAAACCGGCATCCAGTATCCAGTCAGAGCGAAGCGGAGATCCAGATCTACCAGGGCATCCAGCATCCAGCTTCACCAACATTGCTTTTACTTTTTTAGGAATAATCTACATTGCCCTCCCACTTGCACTGTTAAACATTGCAGCCTTTTCAACAGAACATTCTGCTATCCAACATCTAATATCCAGTATCCGGCATCCAGCATCCAGCATCCAGTATTATAGTTACCAGGTCATTTTAGGGATTTTACTCATCGTATGGGCTAATGATACACTGGCATATTTTGTAGGGATCAATTTTGGCCGAACAAAGCTTTTTCAGCGCATCTCACCGAAAAAAACCTGGGAAGGAACCATCGGGGGTGGTGTTGCTTCGCTCATCACTGCCTTGATTTTATCTTTTTATTTCAAAGACCTGCTGTTGTGGCAATGGATGACTTTATCTTTGATAATAATCATATCATCTACATTAGGCGACCTTGTGGAATCATTATTCAAACGCAGCCTTAACATAAAAGATTCGGCAACAACAATTCCCGGCCACGGAGGATTTCTTGACAGGTTTGACGGGCTGTTCCTGGCAGCGCCTTTTGTGACGGCATTTTTAAAATTTTTGTAA